The Geotalea uraniireducens Rf4 genome window below encodes:
- a CDS encoding M20 family metallopeptidase produces MSAAKRSILAFVESKREELTAIAEELYRHPETGLMEFKASALLAEILGKNGFVVERGIAGLETAFRASIGTAGPSIAILAEMDALPEMGHACGHNIIAAAAVGAALALRHVLPQDAARIIVLGTPAEELGIGKVELVRKGALDDVDFAMMVHPSSKRQVVKMYLGLARVRFTFLGRPAHAAAYPDEGINALDAVIQTFNGINALRQQLRQNVRVHGIITEGGVAPNIIPERGGCYFYVRADDLEEVEEVKKRVIACAQGAALASGCRLLVDEDERVLAPLRINRAFSALYSSQLSYLDLQESTAPADKNKGSSDIGNVSQVVPTIHPHVPIGDGLHIHSEDFARATVSEKGKEAVLEGARAMALTATELIASTEWQQKIIKEFKSG; encoded by the coding sequence ATGTCCGCAGCAAAAAGATCCATTCTTGCCTTTGTTGAGAGCAAGCGGGAAGAGCTGACAGCAATAGCCGAAGAGCTGTACCGACACCCGGAAACCGGTCTCATGGAATTCAAGGCGTCGGCGCTACTGGCCGAAATACTGGGTAAAAATGGGTTTGTTGTGGAACGCGGCATTGCCGGACTGGAAACGGCTTTCCGTGCCAGCATCGGCACTGCCGGACCAAGCATAGCCATACTGGCCGAAATGGACGCGCTCCCGGAAATGGGCCATGCCTGCGGCCATAACATTATCGCTGCTGCCGCAGTAGGCGCCGCCCTCGCCCTCCGCCATGTCCTGCCGCAGGATGCCGCGCGTATCATCGTTCTCGGCACGCCTGCAGAGGAGTTGGGCATAGGCAAGGTTGAGCTGGTCAGAAAAGGGGCGCTTGACGACGTGGATTTTGCCATGATGGTTCATCCTTCATCAAAACGGCAGGTCGTCAAAATGTATCTGGGCCTTGCCAGAGTGCGTTTCACCTTCCTCGGCAGGCCTGCCCATGCGGCGGCCTATCCTGACGAAGGAATAAACGCCCTGGATGCCGTCATCCAGACTTTTAACGGAATCAATGCATTGCGTCAGCAATTGCGCCAGAACGTACGGGTTCACGGCATCATTACCGAGGGAGGGGTCGCGCCCAACATCATCCCGGAAAGGGGGGGATGCTACTTTTACGTCAGGGCTGACGATCTGGAAGAGGTAGAAGAGGTAAAAAAGCGGGTCATCGCCTGTGCCCAAGGGGCAGCCCTTGCCAGCGGCTGCCGCCTCCTGGTGGACGAGGATGAGAGGGTATTGGCGCCGCTCAGGATCAACCGGGCCTTTTCCGCACTCTACTCCTCACAGCTCAGCTATTTGGATCTTCAGGAATCGACCGCGCCAGCCGATAAAAATAAAGGCTCCTCCGATATAGGCAACGTCTCGCAGGTCGTGCCAACCATCCATCCCCATGTCCCCATTGGTGACGGACTTCATATTCACAGTGAGGATTTTGCCAGGGCAACGGTCTCCGAGAAGGGGAAGGAAGCTGTCTTGGAGGGGGCCAGGGCAATGGCCCTGACAGCGACGGAACTGATCGCCTCCACCGAATGGCAGCAAAAAATTATCAAAGAATTCAAGTCGGGATGA
- the recQ gene encoding DNA helicase RecQ, with protein sequence MYENPQATLLKVFGYNTFRQPQQEIVEGLIRGDDAFVIMPTGGGKSLCYQIPALHRPGVGIVVSPLISLMKDQVDALRANGVRAAFYNSSLGEVEARRVLAELHNQALDLIYVAPERLMSEPFLERLKEMEIALFAIDEAHCVSQWGHDFRPEYVQLGRLRRLFPQVPMIALTATADAQTRGDIIERLGLQGAACHVAGFDRPNIRYTVMEKQKPFVQLTTFLAGRGRDEAGIVYALSRKRVEEVAERLSAAGIAAAPYHAGLPDRERSRVQEAFQRDELQVVVATVAFGMGIDKPNVRFVVHYDLPKNIESYYQETGRSGRDGLPAEALLLFGYGDIAVARSLIENGGNAEQNRIELHKLNAMVGFAEAVTCRRRVLLGYFGATLAEDCGNCDICIKPPERYDATEEAQKALSCVYRVGQRFGMGHVIDVLRGSHNQRIQTLGHDKLSTYGIGRGLSSDIWGSIFRQLVHLGYLEQDLAAYSVLKLTAKARPLLRGEERLTLARPRAKAIPVKNAPRTTATGGAYDEGLFQSLRALRKQLADDAGVPPFVVFGDATLAEMALARPHDAEALLRISGVGVHKLGRYGADFLAVIREHCGLAPAPLAGVPQAPSVKEGLSDTHLETWRLHQEGLNQDEIAARRGLTAVTVVGHLEALIQAGKPVDIDRLVAAGHRVMIEAKIREVGSNSPLKAIKDGLPDVISYEEIRLVRACHRQ encoded by the coding sequence ATGTATGAGAATCCACAGGCGACCCTGCTTAAGGTCTTTGGCTACAACACTTTCCGCCAGCCCCAGCAGGAGATCGTTGAAGGACTGATCCGCGGCGACGATGCCTTCGTCATCATGCCGACCGGTGGCGGCAAGTCGCTCTGTTACCAGATCCCGGCGCTCCATCGGCCGGGAGTCGGGATCGTGGTCTCGCCGCTCATTTCTCTGATGAAGGATCAGGTGGATGCCCTCCGTGCCAACGGCGTGCGCGCAGCCTTTTACAATTCGTCACTAGGCGAAGTGGAGGCGCGGCGAGTGCTGGCTGAACTGCACAACCAGGCGCTGGACCTCATCTACGTGGCGCCTGAGCGATTGATGTCGGAGCCGTTTCTGGAACGGCTCAAGGAGATGGAGATTGCTCTGTTCGCCATCGACGAGGCCCATTGCGTTTCCCAATGGGGGCATGATTTCCGTCCGGAATACGTGCAGCTCGGGCGTCTCCGCCGGCTTTTCCCACAGGTGCCGATGATCGCCCTGACCGCCACCGCCGACGCCCAGACCAGGGGGGACATCATCGAGCGTCTTGGCCTGCAAGGGGCCGCCTGCCACGTGGCGGGCTTCGACCGCCCCAATATCCGCTATACGGTCATGGAAAAGCAAAAGCCATTCGTTCAATTGACGACGTTTCTGGCTGGACGTGGGCGGGATGAAGCCGGCATCGTCTATGCCTTGAGCCGCAAGCGGGTGGAGGAGGTGGCGGAACGCTTGTCTGCTGCCGGCATTGCAGCCGCCCCCTATCATGCCGGGCTCCCTGACCGGGAGCGCTCGCGGGTTCAGGAAGCGTTTCAGCGTGATGAACTGCAGGTGGTGGTGGCGACCGTGGCCTTCGGCATGGGGATCGACAAGCCCAATGTCCGGTTTGTGGTCCATTACGACCTGCCGAAGAACATCGAGAGCTATTATCAGGAAACAGGCCGCTCCGGCCGCGATGGCCTCCCGGCCGAGGCGTTGCTCCTCTTCGGTTACGGCGACATTGCCGTTGCCCGCAGCCTCATCGAAAACGGCGGCAATGCGGAGCAGAACCGGATCGAGCTGCACAAGCTGAACGCCATGGTCGGTTTTGCCGAGGCGGTAACCTGCCGCCGCCGGGTGCTGCTCGGCTATTTCGGCGCGACACTGGCTGAAGACTGCGGCAACTGCGACATCTGCATCAAGCCACCCGAACGGTACGATGCCACGGAAGAGGCACAGAAGGCGCTCTCCTGCGTCTACCGGGTCGGACAGCGCTTCGGCATGGGGCACGTGATCGATGTGCTGCGCGGTTCACACAACCAGCGCATCCAGACGCTTGGCCATGATAAGCTCTCGACCTACGGCATCGGCCGGGGACTCTCTTCCGATATCTGGGGGAGCATTTTTCGCCAGCTCGTGCATCTCGGTTACCTGGAGCAGGACCTTGCCGCGTATTCGGTGCTCAAGCTTACTGCGAAGGCCAGGCCGCTGTTACGCGGCGAAGAGAGGCTGACTCTTGCCAGGCCGAGGGCCAAGGCGATACCGGTGAAAAATGCGCCGCGTACCACCGCAACGGGCGGAGCATACGACGAAGGGTTGTTCCAGTCACTGCGCGCCCTGCGCAAGCAACTGGCGGACGATGCCGGCGTTCCTCCTTTCGTCGTCTTCGGTGACGCCACCCTGGCGGAAATGGCCCTGGCGCGCCCTCATGATGCCGAGGCCCTGCTCCGCATCAGCGGAGTGGGGGTACACAAGCTGGGGCGCTACGGAGCGGATTTTCTTGCGGTAATTCGCGAGCATTGCGGTCTTGCACCGGCGCCGCTTGCCGGCGTGCCGCAGGCGCCGTCTGTCAAGGAAGGGCTGAGTGATACCCACCTGGAAACCTGGCGTCTCCATCAGGAGGGGCTGAATCAGGATGAGATTGCCGCCCGCCGCGGCCTGACCGCAGTTACTGTAGTCGGCCACCTGGAAGCGCTCATTCAGGCCGGTAAACCCGTCGATATCGACCGGCTGGTCGCAGCCGGGCATAGGGTGATGATCGAGGCAAAAATAAGGGAGGTCGGGAGCAACAGTCCGCTGAAAGCGATCAAAGACGGCCTCCCCGATGTCATAAGTTATGAAGAGATCCGGTTGGTGCGGGCCTGCCATCGGCAGTGA
- a CDS encoding DegQ family serine endoprotease — translation MRKQSTKILALVICCVTLSGLFSESAPAKAVTPDFVELAKKLKPTVVNISTAKTIKPQRRFQRPFGTPFGNDPFQDFFDRFFDESQQHPYKQKSLGSGFIISDEGYIITNNHVVSGADEIKVKLSDGREFKGEIKGSDEKLDLALVKISAKDHLPVATLGDSDTIEVGEWVMAIGNPFGLAQTVTAGIVSAQGRVIGSGPYDDFIQTDASINPGNSGGPLFNAHGEVIGINTAIIAGGQGIGFAIPVNMAKNIITQLKETGKVTRGWIGVSIQPITPELAQSFDLEGEKGALVAEIVKDSPAEKAGIKTGDIILEFNGKMIHEMNELPRLVAATPVGKKVTVKILREGKSEDVPVTVERLKDGEAGGQPGIGQDRLGMTVRALNKDLAARMGIKEQSGVVVTEIKAGGSAEQAGISIGDIIREINGARIDSIGDYEKAVTAHKKGGVIRLLLRRGESSLFVAFKVE, via the coding sequence ATGCGTAAACAATCTACAAAGATTTTGGCACTCGTCATCTGTTGCGTAACGTTGTCAGGCCTTTTTAGCGAAAGCGCTCCGGCGAAGGCCGTCACCCCGGATTTCGTCGAACTGGCAAAGAAACTTAAACCGACCGTAGTGAATATCAGCACGGCTAAGACCATAAAGCCGCAACGACGTTTTCAGCGCCCCTTCGGCACCCCTTTCGGTAACGACCCATTCCAGGATTTTTTTGATCGGTTTTTCGATGAATCTCAGCAACACCCCTATAAGCAGAAGAGCCTCGGCTCGGGTTTCATAATAAGCGACGAGGGGTACATCATTACCAACAACCACGTTGTGTCCGGTGCTGATGAAATCAAGGTGAAGCTTTCCGACGGTCGCGAATTTAAAGGTGAGATCAAGGGCTCCGATGAAAAGCTCGATCTCGCCCTGGTCAAGATTTCCGCCAAAGACCATCTGCCGGTCGCAACCCTGGGGGACAGCGACACCATTGAAGTGGGCGAATGGGTAATGGCGATCGGTAATCCGTTCGGTTTGGCACAGACGGTAACTGCCGGGATCGTCAGCGCCCAGGGAAGGGTAATCGGCAGCGGCCCCTATGACGACTTTATCCAGACCGACGCATCCATCAACCCCGGCAACTCGGGCGGCCCCCTTTTCAATGCTCACGGAGAAGTAATCGGCATCAATACCGCCATCATCGCCGGCGGACAGGGAATCGGTTTCGCCATTCCGGTCAACATGGCAAAGAACATCATTACCCAGTTGAAGGAAACAGGAAAAGTAACGAGGGGATGGATCGGGGTTTCCATACAGCCGATAACCCCTGAACTTGCCCAGTCATTCGACTTGGAGGGGGAAAAAGGCGCGCTGGTTGCCGAGATTGTCAAGGATAGCCCGGCCGAAAAAGCCGGCATAAAGACCGGCGACATCATCCTGGAGTTCAATGGCAAGATGATCCATGAGATGAACGAACTGCCTCGGCTGGTAGCGGCAACACCGGTCGGGAAAAAGGTTACGGTCAAAATATTGCGTGAAGGAAAATCCGAAGATGTTCCCGTGACCGTTGAACGACTCAAGGATGGAGAAGCGGGCGGGCAGCCGGGAATAGGACAGGACAGACTGGGAATGACCGTCAGGGCGCTGAACAAGGATCTGGCTGCCAGGATGGGGATCAAAGAGCAAAGCGGTGTTGTCGTGACGGAGATCAAGGCCGGCGGCAGTGCTGAACAGGCCGGGATCTCCATTGGGGACATCATCAGGGAAATCAACGGCGCCAGGATCGACAGTATCGGCGATTATGAAAAGGCAGTTACCGCACACAAGAAGGGCGGGGTAATACGTCTCTTGTTGCGCAGGGGAGAAAGTTCCCTCTTCGTGGCCTTCAAGGTCGAGTAG
- a CDS encoding pyruvate, water dikinase regulatory protein: MITMQRIYLLSDATGETVERVVRAALTQFKNVDVKLHRMSRLRTREDISLALDEAAKQPGVIFYTLVDNVLAQYLHNEANLRELEAIDLITPLLFKLASLLGIPPQKEPGLLYQLNTEYYKRMEAVDFTVKQDDGQEPRNLYKADIVLVGVSRTSKTPLSMYLAHKGYKVANVPIVLGIEPPKELYQVEKIRVVGLIIDAKRLVDIRSARLRNMRQSPRGSYADYQRVEEELDYCRKLYRKHPDWQVIDVTNKSVEESAAEILKRYDEGFPD, from the coding sequence ATGATTACTATGCAGCGGATATATCTTCTCTCCGACGCAACGGGAGAAACAGTCGAAAGGGTGGTACGCGCCGCCTTGACCCAGTTCAAGAATGTGGATGTGAAACTCCACCGGATGAGCCGCCTGCGGACGCGTGAAGATATCAGCCTGGCCCTTGATGAAGCAGCAAAACAACCCGGCGTTATTTTCTACACCCTCGTTGACAACGTACTTGCACAATACTTGCACAATGAAGCAAATCTGCGTGAGCTGGAAGCGATTGACCTGATAACTCCCCTCCTTTTCAAACTGGCGAGCCTGCTCGGAATACCGCCGCAAAAGGAGCCGGGGCTGCTCTACCAGCTCAACACCGAATATTACAAGCGAATGGAGGCGGTCGACTTCACCGTCAAGCAGGACGACGGCCAGGAACCGAGAAATCTCTACAAGGCGGATATCGTTCTTGTCGGGGTTTCAAGGACCTCGAAAACCCCGCTTTCCATGTATCTGGCCCACAAGGGGTACAAAGTTGCCAATGTCCCCATCGTCCTCGGCATAGAGCCGCCCAAGGAACTCTATCAGGTTGAAAAGATCCGGGTGGTGGGACTCATCATCGATGCAAAGAGGCTCGTCGATATCCGGAGCGCGCGCCTGCGCAACATGCGGCAAAGCCCGCGCGGCAGCTATGCCGATTACCAGCGGGTCGAGGAAGAGCTGGATTACTGCCGCAAACTGTACCGAAAACACCCGGACTGGCAGGTGATCGACGTGACGAACAAGTCAGTGGAAGAGTCTGCTGCGGAGATTTTAAAGAGATACGACGAGGGTTTTCCTGACTGA
- a CDS encoding 16S rRNA (uracil(1498)-N(3))-methyltransferase: MRRFILADSIINDGKVTVSGDLFRHMAKVLRLKAGTSVILADGAGRECTGVITAVGAKSLEIRVEEGPAAPTGDNGPRITLYQGMPKGDKLEFIVQKCTELGVAEIVPFTAARSIAKVTHQRGMERIERWRRIATEAARQSKRRTVPQVTLAENLSEVLQAAQHSVKLLLWEEEQGNRLKETLSGLPIPESIAVLVGPEGGLTAEEAAAASACGFIPLSLGKRIVRTETAGIIILSILQFYWGDIG, encoded by the coding sequence GTGCGACGCTTCATCCTCGCTGACAGTATCATCAACGACGGCAAGGTTACGGTCAGCGGAGATCTGTTCCGGCACATGGCGAAGGTGTTGCGCCTGAAAGCGGGGACCAGCGTAATCCTGGCCGATGGGGCGGGGAGGGAATGCACCGGCGTTATTACCGCAGTCGGAGCCAAAAGCCTCGAAATCAGGGTGGAGGAGGGGCCGGCGGCGCCAACGGGAGATAATGGGCCGCGTATCACTCTCTACCAGGGGATGCCGAAAGGGGATAAACTGGAATTTATCGTCCAGAAATGCACGGAGTTGGGTGTCGCAGAGATAGTGCCCTTTACGGCCGCAAGATCCATTGCCAAAGTCACGCATCAGCGTGGCATGGAACGTATCGAGCGTTGGCGACGCATAGCAACGGAGGCTGCGCGGCAGTCAAAACGGCGGACAGTCCCGCAGGTGACGCTGGCTGAAAACCTGTCGGAAGTATTGCAGGCAGCGCAACATTCTGTTAAGCTGTTGCTCTGGGAGGAAGAGCAGGGGAACCGGCTCAAGGAAACCCTGTCCGGACTTCCCATTCCGGAAAGCATCGCCGTGCTTGTCGGCCCCGAGGGGGGGCTTACTGCTGAAGAGGCGGCCGCCGCATCTGCATGCGGTTTTATTCCCCTCTCACTTGGTAAACGGATCGTCAGAACTGAAACTGCAGGTATCATTATACTGTCAATTCTGCAGTTTTACTGGGGCGATATCGGCTGA
- a CDS encoding sensor histidine kinase produces the protein MFFRSIRFTLTLWYLVTSAVILLLFSTFLYLTISSRLFAEVDRELLAIAEAVASPTLEPFRNSAPSVLDQVLEDFIGPKFADKFVQISDASGRVFSRSKNLQQFRLPLDKPTLLIAGLGKSSSQTRKGPHAHRIRTIVLPVMADGRLEQIVQVGAPLTGVTETLDKILLVLTVSIPSSLLLLWCGGWFLAGRALKPVDLITRSAQKISAENLSHRLEVVNPNDEIGRLAETFNHTLDRLESSFNRTRRFSTDVSHELRTPLTILRGETEVGLRWCGNPDEFKKILRSNLEEINRMSDIIAHLLELSRAEEGKLTLDLKRVDLQELLQNLVQQTRLPAEEQKIAIAMTGSGPVYVSGDILRLKQIFLNLLDNALKFTPYGGEIRVLLEHEPGWAKVSVIDSGPGIPEKDLPYIFDQFYRVDKARNRKDGGSGLGLSLVRSLSEAHGGRVELQCNPGGGCAFTVYLPTTPP, from the coding sequence TTGTTTTTCAGATCAATCCGTTTCACTCTGACGCTCTGGTACTTGGTAACATCGGCCGTCATTTTGCTGCTGTTCAGCACGTTTCTCTATCTGACCATCAGTAGTCGGCTCTTTGCAGAAGTAGACCGGGAACTACTGGCCATTGCAGAAGCAGTGGCCAGTCCCACCCTGGAGCCATTCCGCAACTCGGCGCCGTCAGTGCTGGACCAGGTACTGGAGGATTTCATCGGTCCCAAGTTCGCCGATAAATTCGTGCAGATATCCGACGCCAGTGGGCGGGTCTTTTCCCGTTCGAAAAACCTTCAACAGTTCCGCCTTCCTCTGGACAAACCGACCCTGCTGATTGCCGGCCTCGGCAAAAGCTCCTCTCAGACCCGGAAGGGACCACATGCTCACCGCATCCGCACCATTGTCTTGCCGGTCATGGCAGATGGCCGGCTTGAACAGATCGTCCAGGTGGGAGCACCACTCACTGGCGTTACAGAAACCCTCGACAAGATACTTCTTGTTTTAACCGTTTCCATACCGTCGTCCCTTCTTCTGCTCTGGTGTGGAGGGTGGTTTCTTGCCGGCAGGGCATTGAAACCTGTCGATCTCATCACACGGAGCGCACAGAAAATCAGCGCAGAAAACCTGAGCCACCGCCTGGAAGTGGTCAACCCCAACGACGAGATCGGACGACTGGCCGAGACCTTCAATCACACCCTTGACCGGCTGGAGAGCTCCTTTAATCGCACGAGACGGTTTTCCACCGATGTTTCCCATGAATTGCGCACCCCGCTGACCATACTTCGCGGAGAGACTGAAGTTGGCCTCCGCTGGTGCGGCAATCCCGATGAGTTTAAGAAAATCCTGCGGAGCAACCTGGAAGAAATAAACAGGATGTCGGATATCATCGCTCATCTCCTCGAATTGTCCAGGGCAGAAGAGGGGAAACTTACCCTTGATCTGAAACGGGTGGACCTGCAAGAGCTGCTTCAGAATCTTGTCCAGCAGACCAGGTTGCCTGCAGAGGAACAGAAGATAGCTATTGCCATGACCGGCAGCGGGCCGGTTTATGTATCAGGGGACATACTGCGGCTTAAACAGATATTCCTCAACCTATTGGATAACGCCTTGAAATTCACTCCGTACGGTGGTGAAATCCGTGTGCTCCTTGAACATGAACCTGGCTGGGCAAAGGTTTCGGTAATAGACTCCGGTCCGGGAATCCCCGAAAAAGACCTCCCTTATATTTTCGACCAGTTTTACCGAGTAGACAAGGCCAGGAACCGTAAGGACGGCGGCAGCGGACTTGGGCTCTCCCTTGTCAGGTCGCTCAGCGAAGCGCACGGCGGCAGGGTTGAACTGCAGTGCAACCCCGGCGGTGGCTGCGCCTTCACCGTTTATCTCCCGACAACACCCCCCTGA
- a CDS encoding lysophospholipid acyltransferase family protein has translation MPVYRLLRIIFALYLRMFHLLRLKGVEHIPAAGPVILCANHSSYFDSMLLALCTRRQVHFLIHHAFYHHPLLGWFVRKCGAIPVAQSGNDKEAISKALSILKEGGVLGIFPEGRLTRTGLPNEGKPGAALLAAASGAIMIPVTISGAYAVYPKGKKRPGAGTILVEVHPPIKTDRARRKDKVYLRDVTERIMGRIARRLAAHARKRS, from the coding sequence ATGCCGGTGTATCGCCTGTTGCGCATAATCTTTGCCCTCTATTTGCGCATGTTCCATCTTCTGCGGTTAAAAGGGGTGGAGCATATTCCTGCGGCCGGACCGGTGATTCTCTGCGCAAACCATTCCAGCTATTTCGACTCCATGCTGCTGGCACTCTGTACCAGGCGCCAGGTCCATTTCCTCATCCATCACGCCTTCTATCACCACCCCCTGCTCGGGTGGTTTGTCAGGAAATGCGGGGCGATTCCCGTTGCCCAGAGCGGAAACGACAAGGAAGCCATCAGTAAGGCTCTATCTATCCTTAAGGAGGGAGGGGTGCTCGGCATCTTTCCGGAAGGGAGGCTGACCCGGACCGGCTTGCCGAATGAGGGGAAGCCGGGTGCAGCCCTGCTGGCTGCGGCAAGCGGTGCGATCATGATTCCGGTCACCATATCGGGTGCTTACGCAGTCTATCCGAAAGGGAAGAAGAGGCCGGGAGCCGGAACCATCCTGGTGGAGGTACATCCCCCGATTAAAACGGATCGGGCGAGGAGGAAGGATAAGGTGTACCTCCGGGACGTGACAGAACGTATCATGGGCAGGATCGCCAGGAGATTGGCGGCCCATGCGAGAAAGAGATCATAA
- a CDS encoding response regulator transcription factor, which translates to MRILVVEDEKKVLSFIKRGLEEEQYEVLTASDGEEGLKMALDMPYDLIILDWMLPKQDGLSVLKELRNQKNATPVLMLTAKDSVEDIVAGLDSGSDDYLTKPFAFAELLARVRALLRRSEQDRGAEIRFSDLRLDPVTHKVWRKDKEIDLTAKEYGLLEYFMRNPHEVLTRTMIAEHVWDYTFDSFTNIIDVYVNYLRKKIDRDADKKLIHTVRGVGYILKEED; encoded by the coding sequence ATGAGAATTCTGGTAGTGGAAGATGAGAAAAAAGTATTGAGTTTCATCAAGCGCGGTTTGGAAGAAGAACAATATGAAGTCCTTACGGCAAGTGACGGCGAGGAAGGATTAAAAATGGCGCTTGATATGCCATATGATCTGATCATACTCGACTGGATGCTTCCCAAGCAGGATGGCCTTAGTGTGCTCAAGGAGCTGAGGAACCAAAAAAACGCAACCCCGGTTTTGATGCTGACCGCCAAGGATTCGGTTGAAGACATCGTGGCCGGCCTCGATTCCGGTTCGGACGATTATCTGACCAAGCCTTTCGCCTTTGCCGAACTTCTCGCCAGGGTCAGGGCACTGCTGCGCAGGAGCGAACAGGACCGGGGCGCCGAAATACGTTTCAGCGACCTGCGTCTTGACCCGGTAACCCACAAGGTATGGCGCAAAGACAAGGAGATTGATCTCACCGCCAAGGAATATGGGCTGCTTGAATACTTCATGCGCAACCCGCACGAAGTTTTGACCCGAACCATGATTGCCGAACACGTCTGGGATTACACCTTCGACAGCTTTACCAACATCATTGATGTTTATGTCAATTACCTGCGTAAGAAGATCGACCGTGATGCCGACAAAAAGCTGATCCACACTGTCCGAGGGGTTGGTTACATCCTGAAAGAGGAGGATTGA
- the prmA gene encoding 50S ribosomal protein L11 methyltransferase — protein sequence MKTLWAEISCEVPVAMVDLLSDFLVELSGNGVSIENLALDTFSLETVEDSPVKTVKAYFNGDSPLGSQLDAIETFLHAHGSAFAGFVFKHPVVATIKEEDWANNWKEYFKPVRIGSRLVIKPTWEEYAAGEGDIVLKLDPGMAFGTGAHPTTKMCLEVLEMIFYGEGPYNGDGKHLDPVTVLDVGTGSGVLSIAAAKLGAERITAIDIDADAVSVAEENLALNDALPLVAVSTTALQDVPGRYDIVLANILAEELVRLAPELVDRTAPGGYLVLSGILTEKEEFVINGFGGFGLSLIERRREAEWSCLGFRLESK from the coding sequence ATGAAAACACTTTGGGCTGAGATTTCCTGCGAGGTTCCTGTGGCTATGGTGGACCTCTTGTCGGATTTTCTCGTTGAACTTTCCGGGAACGGCGTCAGCATCGAAAATCTTGCCCTCGATACCTTTTCCCTGGAAACGGTAGAAGATTCACCTGTAAAAACGGTAAAGGCCTATTTTAACGGTGACTCTCCACTTGGCAGCCAGCTTGACGCTATTGAGACCTTTTTGCATGCCCATGGCTCTGCTTTTGCCGGGTTTGTTTTCAAGCATCCTGTGGTGGCTACGATCAAGGAGGAGGACTGGGCAAACAACTGGAAAGAGTACTTCAAGCCCGTCCGCATCGGCTCACGACTGGTGATAAAGCCGACTTGGGAGGAATATGCTGCCGGCGAGGGTGATATTGTCCTGAAGCTGGACCCAGGCATGGCGTTCGGTACCGGCGCCCATCCAACGACAAAGATGTGTCTGGAAGTGCTGGAGATGATTTTCTACGGCGAGGGGCCGTACAATGGGGATGGGAAGCACCTCGACCCGGTCACGGTTCTTGACGTGGGCACCGGTTCCGGCGTGCTCAGCATCGCGGCTGCCAAGCTGGGCGCCGAGCGGATAACGGCCATCGACATAGACGCCGATGCCGTCTCGGTGGCGGAGGAAAATCTGGCGCTCAACGATGCGCTGCCTCTCGTTGCCGTATCGACCACCGCTCTTCAGGATGTGCCGGGGAGGTACGACATCGTCCTGGCAAACATACTCGCCGAAGAGTTGGTGCGACTGGCGCCGGAACTTGTCGACAGGACTGCGCCAGGTGGTTATCTGGTATTGTCGGGCATCCTGACGGAGAAGGAAGAGTTCGTCATCAACGGTTTTGGCGGTTTTGGTCTTTCCCTGATTGAACGCCGTCGCGAAGCGGAATGGAGCTGTCTCGGTTTCCGCCTGGAGAGCAAATAG